Proteins from one Cicer arietinum cultivar CDC Frontier isolate Library 1 chromosome 3, Cicar.CDCFrontier_v2.0, whole genome shotgun sequence genomic window:
- the LOC101489584 gene encoding uncharacterized protein: protein MGSTFNPQILVEKLAKLNGSQTSIETLSHWCIFHMNKAKQVVETWAEQFHCSPREKRLAFLFLANDILQNSRRKGSEFVGEFWKVLPDSLRDVIQNGDDYAKNQALRLIGIWEERKVFGSRGQILKEEFVGKPAENNNRDAKPLNVKPTNVKPVNVKLRPPAGNALDKIISGYHHIYGGQTDEDAVLSKCRNAISCLEKADKEIGHDSNSGQFHGSAVVNELQGQNGILKDCLEQLTAIESSRASLVSHLREALQDQEFKLGQVRGQIQAARVQWEHANNTCQQLLNGNNIQSLAEQSSKEIQTSMTAASFIPGDKEQSAPLMYAPPQVLFSQKSGQSEEDPRKSAAAAVAAKLTASTSSAQMLSYVLSSLASEGVIGNSRTESSGDYHSEKRIKLENDQSSYVPSQNPQQPLPPFSLSEPTQLTASTSNQQSTPNEPPPPPSSSPPPLPPLPPMPLQYPVPQYMQTAVTVNNMAYSYGVTQQPPMAIYPGVGVSMNGVSPFTPPMNAYQGFQGSDGNYYNPSSSMPMVPISRQ, encoded by the exons ATGGGTAGCACATTCAATCCACAGATTTTAGTGGAAAAACTAGCCAAGCTGAATGGCTCACAGACAAGCATAGAAA CTTTGTCACATTGGTGCatttttcatatgaataaaGCTAAACAAGTTGTTGAAACGTGGGCTGAACAGTTCCATTGCTCTCCTCGTGAGAAGAGATTGGCATTTCTGTTTCTTGCAAatgatattttacaaaatagcAGGCGAAAGGGTTCTGAATTTGTAGGTGAGTTTTGGAAGGTTCTTCCAGATTCTCTTCGAGATGTCATTCAAAATGGAGACGACTATGCAAAGAATCAAGCACTTCGACTG ATTGGTATATGGGAAGAAAGAAAAGTTTTTGGTTCTCGTGGTCAAATTCTTAAGGAAGAATTTGTTGGGAAGCCTGCTGAAAATAATAACCGTGATGCGAAACCCTTGAACGTAAAACCTACGAATGTGAAGCCTGTGAACGTGAAACTG AGGCCACCTGCTGGGAATGCATTGGATAAAATTATTTCAGGCTATCATCATATTTATGGAGGGCAGACAGACGAAGATGCTGTGTTAAGCAAATGCAGGAATGCCATTAGCTGTCTTGAGAAAGCAGATAAGGAAATAGGCCATGATAGTAATTCAG GGCAATTCCATGGATCTGCAGTAGTGAATGAGCTCCAGGGGCAAAATGGCATACTGAAGGACTGCCTCGAGCAGTTAACAGCAATTGAATCATCAAGAGCCAGCCTTGTGTCTCACCTGAGAGAGGCTCTCCAGGATCAG GAATTCAAGCTGGGTCAAGTCCGTGGCCAGATTCAG GCTGCACGTGTTCAGTGGGAACATGCGAACAATACCTGCCAACAATTGTTGAATGGCAACAATATTCAGTCATTAGCTGAACAGAGCTCAAAGGAAATTCAAACCTCCATGACGGCTGCAAGTTTTATTCCCGGCGACAAGGAGCAATCAGCTCCATTAATGTATGCACCACCGCAAGTGCTGTTTTCTCAAAAATCTGGACAAAGTGAGGAAGACCCACGCAAGTCTGCAGCTGCCGCAGTTGCAGCAAAACTGACTGCTTCCACATCCTCTGCACAGATGCTGTCTTATGTGCTATCCTCTTTAGCATCTGAAGGTGTCATAGGAAATTCGAGGACAGAGTCTTCTGGTGATTATCACTCCGAGAAGAGGATTAAGCTCGAGAATGACCAGTCATCTTATGTGCCATCTCAGAATCCTCAACAACCACTTCCTCCATTTTCACTTTCTGAACCTACCCAACTCACTGCATCTACATCCAACCAGCAATCTACTCCAAATGAGCCACCACCTCCACCCTCATCATCACCTCCCCCATTGCCCCCACTTCCACCAATGCCGCTACAATACCCCGTGCCGCAGTACATGCAGACTGCTGTAACCGTCAACAATATGGCATACAGCTACGGCGTGACACAACAGCCACCAATGGCAATCTATCCCGGAGTTGGAGTTTCCATGAACGGTGTATCTCCTTTTACACCTCCAATGAATGCATATCAGGGTTTTCAGGGTTCTGATGGAAATTACTATAACCCATCCTCGTCAATGCCTATGGTCCCCATCTCTCGCCAATAA